One Cyanobacterium sp. T60_A2020_053 genomic window, AAGATATGATAACGAGGTAGCAATACTCCAGAGGCTAGGGGAATCGCTACTAAATTATAGCTTAATGCCCAAAAAAGATTCTGTTTAATTTTCTTGAGGGTATTTTGACTTAATTTAATAGCTGTGATTAAATCGGTTAATTTGCCACGAGTTAGCACGATAGAGGCGGTTTCGAGGGCAATTTGTGAGCCTTGCGCCATGGCAATACCACAATCGGCACGACTTAGCGCTGGGGCATCATTAACTCCGTCTCCTACCATGGCAATCATGCGCCCTCCCCTCTCCTCTTTAATTTGGTCGATTAAATCTGCTTTACCTTGGGGTTGAATACCGCCATAATATTTGCTAATACCTAATTTTTGGGCGATATTTTGTACTACTTGGGGTTGATCGCCACTGATCATGATTACTTCTAAACCCATATTTTGCAGTGCTTTGACGGTGGAGGGCGCTTGATCTCTTATTTCATCGGCTAAGGCAATGAGGGCGATAATTTCTTGGTTTTCACTAAGATAAATTACTGATTTTCCTTGATTTTGTAAGGTTTCGGTTTGATTAATAATATCACTGCTAAGATGAATATTTTGTTCTTTTAACCAAAGTTGATTACCGCAAGTAAAAGTTGTTTTTTGATGATTATAGTCAACGATTCCTTTCACTCCTTTACCGATGGTGGTGGTTAAATTTTCGGTTTTATATAATGATAATTCTTGTTTCTGTAATTCCCGTAAAAGTGCTTGGGCAAAGGGATGTTGGGAGTTGATTTCTAGGCTACTGGCAAGGCTGATAATTTCCTGTGCAGAATGATGATGAAGGGCAATAATATCAGTAACTTGGGGATAACCATTGGTGAGTGTACCTGTTTTATCAAAAACGATGGTGTTAATTTTCTCCACTTGTTCGAGTATATCACCTCCTTTGATTAATAATCCTTGTTCAGCACCCTTCCCCGTACCCACAAGAATAGCGGTGGGAGTAGCCAAACCCAGCGCACAGGGACAGGCAATGACCAAAACATCGATAGCTAATTTTATACTGAGGATGAGGGCGCTGGTATCTGTGGTTAAATATGACCATTTTTGCATACCATAAAAATACCAAAATGTCAAGGTAAGTAAAGCAATGGTAATAATTCCGTAAGCAAAATAACCGGAGACAGTATCAGCTAAATTTTGGATGGGCGCTTTGCGAGTTTGAGCTTCTTCTACTGTAGCGATAATTTGACTGATGACGGTATCAGCGCCCGTCGCCGTAGTTTCAATAATGACGGCTTCAGCTTGATTAATTGTACCAGCTTTCACGGAGTCGCCCATGGTTTTATATACGGGTAAAGATTCCCCTGTCAACATTCCTTCATTAACGGTAGTTTGCCCTTTCACCACAATGCCGTCGGTGGGAAATTGCTCACCTTGTAATACTTTTACCCATTCTTGGGCTTTCACTTGCACCGCTGGAATGAGCAACCCTTGATCTTCTAATAATTCATTTTTACTAACAATTCGAGCTTGATGGGGGCGCAAACTGAGTAAAGATTCGAGACTCTGGGAGGCTTGGCGACGGGCGCTACTTTCTAACACACGTCCTAAAAAGATGAATCCCAACAGCATCACAGGCTCATCAAAGAAGCATTCCCAGCCCAACTCAGGATAAAATAAAGCAATGCAACTGGTGACATAAGCGCTCACCGTACCAATACCGATTAAACTATTCATATTGGGGCTTCTGTGCCAAATGCCTTGCCATCCGTTGAGGATAATATCACGCCCCGGCATGATTAATGCGCCCGTTGCCAATGCCCAATGAAACCAAATATTACTAAGAGGGTGAAGATAATGCCATCCCGTCAGGTGATGTAAATGCCCGATGGTGGAGAATATTAAGAGGAGAAGGGCGCTGGTGAGTTGATAGGTTTGGGTTTTTTGTTCTTTTTCCCTTGCTTTTTGGTGTTTTTCTTGCCAATTTTCCTCGTTTTGGCTACGGCGAGGGGCGCTGGGAAACCCTCCCATGGTTAATTTTTCTGCTACTTTTTCAGGATTGATTTTGCCTTGCTCGTATTCTACCAAAGCCACGGCAGTTATAAGGTTAACTGTAGCGCCCACCACCCCATCACATTGATTAATTTGTCTTTCCACAGCTTTCACACAACCAGCGCACTTCATCCCCTCCACATCAAGGGCAACTGTATCAATTATGGTTGGTTTATTTGGTTTTGGTAACGATGCAATGGCAGTCATAAATGTTTAGCAATATATTTTTCTTTAATTAGACATCTCAGACAATATCAGAGATACGATAACGTTTCCTTATTCCCTTCCATATTAGAATAATTCTAATAACTGTTTAGAGGATTATCATAGAAAGTTTACCCCCTACACCTGAACTAAAAAATTTTTTAGCATAGGGCAAACGCATACTAAAAATAAATGCGCCAAGTGGTCATTGATTTTAGAGGTTGAATGGTTAAGCGCCCTCCACCCTACATTTTTTTGATATGTTTAGCGCCAGTCATCCCAATCCTGATTAAAAATGGAAGTATTAGGAAACTCTACTGGATTACCTTTAGTAACTAACAGCGCCCTCAACCTTGGCAAATAACGATTACGAAAAGCAAAACCCTCGGTAATTTCATAGGGGAAAATGTTTTCATTCAAAGCAAAAGAAGCTGTAACCCCTGCCGCCGCGCCCGATGACCATTCAAAAGAATGCACCCGATAAGCCGCCGCCGCAATGTGACTGGTAGCGATACTTTTTCCTGCCACCAATAAATTATCGATTTTTTGGGGAATCATAGCAGATAAAGGAATTTGGAAAGGATAGGCTTGACCTTGCCCCCGTCTTTCTCCTTCTCGCTCCGTATTACCCGGTTTTTCGTGGGGATACTCACTCATACAAGGGTGAAAATCAATGGCATAATGACCAATACCCACAGAATCAGCGTAAACAGTGGAACGGCTACGTTTAACGGCGTTTTCAGGGTTAACATCCCCTGAAATAACCGAAAATCCCTCCAAACCAGCGAGAATTGCCCGTAATTGTCTATATTCGCTATCAGTCAACGTTTTTTTGTAATAGTCATCATCATAATTAACGCGGGAAATATCCACTTCATTGACCATAAAACCATCCGGATAACCTAATTTTGGTCGCCCAATAATCC contains:
- a CDS encoding copper-translocating P-type ATPase — encoded protein: MTAIASLPKPNKPTIIDTVALDVEGMKCAGCVKAVERQINQCDGVVGATVNLITAVALVEYEQGKINPEKVAEKLTMGGFPSAPRRSQNEENWQEKHQKAREKEQKTQTYQLTSALLLLIFSTIGHLHHLTGWHYLHPLSNIWFHWALATGALIMPGRDIILNGWQGIWHRSPNMNSLIGIGTVSAYVTSCIALFYPELGWECFFDEPVMLLGFIFLGRVLESSARRQASQSLESLLSLRPHQARIVSKNELLEDQGLLIPAVQVKAQEWVKVLQGEQFPTDGIVVKGQTTVNEGMLTGESLPVYKTMGDSVKAGTINQAEAVIIETTATGADTVISQIIATVEEAQTRKAPIQNLADTVSGYFAYGIITIALLTLTFWYFYGMQKWSYLTTDTSALILSIKLAIDVLVIACPCALGLATPTAILVGTGKGAEQGLLIKGGDILEQVEKINTIVFDKTGTLTNGYPQVTDIIALHHHSAQEIISLASSLEINSQHPFAQALLRELQKQELSLYKTENLTTTIGKGVKGIVDYNHQKTTFTCGNQLWLKEQNIHLSSDIINQTETLQNQGKSVIYLSENQEIIALIALADEIRDQAPSTVKALQNMGLEVIMISGDQPQVVQNIAQKLGISKYYGGIQPQGKADLIDQIKEERGGRMIAMVGDGVNDAPALSRADCGIAMAQGSQIALETASIVLTRGKLTDLITAIKLSQNTLKKIKQNLFWALSYNLVAIPLASGVLLPRYHILLNPATAGALMALSSIVVVTNSLQLKKMDT